A DNA window from Castanea sativa cultivar Marrone di Chiusa Pesio chromosome 7, ASM4071231v1 contains the following coding sequences:
- the LOC142642617 gene encoding pentatricopeptide repeat-containing protein At3g57430, chloroplastic isoform X2: protein MSCYTIQPLSPLTLPFSSRSFTLPSLQSDRHTVHSQPLTTTTLTSITTTTTTTLSAKPLSESRSQDSWVESLRFQARSNLFLEAILTYIQMTQLGIPPDNFAFPAVLKAVAGLQDLNLGKQIHAHVFKFGYASSWVTVANSLVNLYGKCGDVGDVYKVFERITERDQVSWNSAISALCRFQEWELALEAFRLMLFENVVPSSFTLVSVALACSNLHKHDGFRLGKQVHAYSLRTDNWRTYTNNALMSMYAKLGKVDDSRSLFELFEDRDLVSWNTMVSLLSQNDQFLKALLFLRLMVLNGIVPDGVTFASVLPACSHLEMLDRGKEIHAYALKNTDLVENSFLGCALVDMYCNCQQVESGRRVFDGILKQNIAIFNAMITGYAQNEHDEKALDLFFQMVALDGICPNATTMSSVLPACVSCELFSDMEGMHGYVIKRGLDRDKYMQNALIDMYSRMGKIEISKYIFNCMEQRDIVSWNTLITGYVISGCHDHALNLLNQMQRVELERYGDDDCVDENRILKPNSVTLMTVLPGCSVLAALAKGKEIHAYAVRHLLASDVAVGSALVDMYGKCGCLNLSRRVFDQMPIKNVITWNVLIMAYGMHGKGEEAFEIFKNLATEGEKNIILRPTQVTFIAVFAACSHSGMVNEGLHLFHRMKEDHRVEPAPDHYACVVDLLGRAGRVEEAFELINTMPPEFDKKDAWSSLLGACRMHHKVEIGEIAANNLFHLEPNVASHYVLLSNIYSSAGLWGKAMEIRKKMKEMGVRKEPGCSWIELGDEVHKFLAGDVLHPQSKLLHGFLETLSERMRKVGYVPDTSCVLHNIDEEEKETILCGHSEKLAIAFGILNSPPGTTIRVAKNLRVCNDCHTATKFISKIVDREIILRDVRRFHHFRNGTCSCGDYW from the coding sequence ATGTCTTGCTACACTATTCAACCACTTTCTCCTCTCACTCTCCCATTCTCTTCACGTAGTTTCACACTGCCTTCCCTCCAATCTGACCGCCACACTGTCCATTCTCAGCCTCTTACCACTACTACTCTCAcctccatcaccaccaccaccaccaccactctcTCTGCAAAACCCTTGTCTGAATCACGCTCTCAGGACTCATGGGTCGAATCCCTTCGCTTCCAAGCCCGGTCCAATCTTTTTCTGGAAGCCATTTTAACGTACATCCAAATGACTCAACTGGGTATTCCACCGGATAACTTTGCTTTCCCGGCGGTCCTCAAAGCCGTGGCGGGTCTTCAGGACTTGAATTTGGGGAAACAGATCCATGCCCATGTCTTCAAGTTTGGGTACGCTTCCTCCTGGGTTACCGTGGCCAATTCCCTTGTTAATCTGTATGGGAAATGTGGGGATGTCGGGGACGTATACAAGGTGTTCGAGAGAATTACTGAGAGGGACCAAGTTTCTTGGAACTCTGCCATTTCTGCCTTGTGTCGGTTTCAGGAGTGGGAGCTTGCTTTGGAGGCATTTCGGTTAATGTTGTTTGAGAATGTGGTGCCTAGTTCGTTTACATTGGTAAGTGTGGCTCTTGCTTGTTCGAATTTGCATAAACATGATGGTTTTCGGCTTGGTAAGCAAGTTCATGCTTATAGTTTGAGAACGGATAATTGGAGAACGTATACAAACAATGCATTGATGTCTATGTATGCTAAGCTTGGAAAGGTTGATGACTCGAGATCCTTATTTGAGTTATTTGAGGACCGTGATTTGGTTTCATGGAATACCATGGTAAGTTTATTATCTCAAAATGATCAATTTTTAAAGGCGTTATTGTTCTTGCGTCTCATGGTTCTCAATGGAATTGTACCTGATGGGGTCACCTTTGCAAGCGTACTTCCTGCCTGCTCTCATTTGGAGATGTTAGACAGAGGGAAGGAAATTCATGCTTATGCATTGAAAAATACTGATTTAGTTGAGAATTCTTTTTTGGGCTGTGCTTTGGTTGACATGTATTGTAACTGTCAACAAGTTGAAAGTGGTCGCCGAGTTTTTGATGGTATCTTAAAGCAAAATATTGCAATTTTTAATGCTATGATTACTGGTTATGCACAAAATGAGCATGATGAGAAGGCCTTGGACCTCTTCTTTCAAATGGTAGCACTTGATGGAATTTGTCCAAATGCCACCACAATGTCGAGTGTGTTGCCAGCTTGTGTAAGTTGTGAACTGTTCTCTGACATGGAAGGTATGCATGGATATGTAATAAAGAGGGGTTTGGATAGGGATAAGTACATGCAGAATGCACTTATTGATATGTACTCCAGGATGGGGAAGatagaaatttcaaaatatatatttaactgCATGGAGCAAAGAGATATAGTGTCTTGGAACACATTGATCACTGGTTATGTTATTAGTGGATGCCATGATCATGCACTCAACCTTCTAAATCAGATGCAAAGGGTAGAACTGGAAAGATACGGAGATGATGATTGTGTGGATGAAAATAGGATTCTTAAACCAAATTCAGTAACACTAATGACTGTTCTGCCAGGTTGCTCTGTTCTTGCAGCACTAGCAAAGGGGAAAGAGATCCATGCTTATGCTGTCAGACATTTATTGGCATCTGATGTTGCAGTTGGTAGTGCACTAGTTGACATGTATGGAAAATGCGGCTGCTTGAACTTATCTAGGAGAGTTTTTGATCAGATGCCCATCAAGAATGTAATTACCTGGAATGTTCTCATCATGGCTTACGGGATGCATGGAAAAGGGGAGGAAGCctttgaaatatttaaaaatttggcCACAGAAGGAGAAAAGAACATCATTTTAAGGCCTACTCAAGTTACATTTATTGCAGTTTTTGCAGCTTGTAGTCACTCAGGGATGGTTAATGAAGGCTTACACTTATTCCATCGAATGAAAGAGGACCACAGGGTTGAACCTGCACCAGACCACTATGCTTGTGTTGTGGACTTGCTTGGTCGAGCTGGTCGGGTGGAAGAAGCATTTGAACTTATCAATACTATGCCTCCTGAGTTTGACAAAAAAGATGCCTGGAGTAGCTTGCTTGGTGCTTGTCGGATGCACCATAAAGTAGAAATTGGAGAGATTGCAGCAAACAATCTCTTCCACTTGGAGCCAAATGTAGCTAGCCACTATGTTCTTCTGTCTAATATCTACTCTTCTGCTGGACTCTGGGGAAAGGCAATGGAGATTCGAAAAAAGATGAAGGAAATGGGAGTAAGAAAAGAACCTGGGTGTAGCTGGATTGAGTTGGGCGATGAGGTTCATAAGTTTTTGGCTGGGGATGTATTACACCCACAAAGTAAGCTGCTCCATGGATTTCTTGAAACCCTGTCTGAAAGGATGCGAAAGGTGGGTTATGTGCCTGATACTTCTTGTGTACTCCATAACATTGACGAGGAGGAGAAGGAAACTATACTCTGTGGGCACAGTGAGAAACTGGCAATAGCTTTTGGCATCCTTAACAGCCCTCCTGGAACTACCATTAGGGTTGCCAAGAACCTTAGAGTTTGTAATGACTGCCATACTGCGACCAAGTTTATATCTAAGATAGTAGACAGGGAGATCATTCTAAGAGATGTCAGGAGGTTCCACCATTTTAGGAATGGAACTTGTTCATGTGGAGATTACTGGTAA
- the LOC142643941 gene encoding protein CANDIDATE G-PROTEIN COUPLED RECEPTOR 7-like has product MGALLLFKALAIICAFQDYVDVKKTGTSHGWDVAFDNFQFFKDILLFTVIVLIGNGWFLLKPYIQERDKKVLMIVLPLQVLENIAHAVLVEIGPIAKDWFTWILFIYLIDILCCCAVFFTISSSTKSLREASKKDGNAAKNLEKLILFKQFYMAVVGYLYFTRIGVLAIELMMNYRYAWVRDAANEAGSLAFYVFIFYNFKPIEGNPYFKIVEDEVEATDKLLEEDLNSRL; this is encoded by the coding sequence ATGGGTGCATTACTTCTCTTCAAGGCGCTTGCGATCATATGTGCTTTCCAAGACTATGTGGATGTGAAAAAAACTGGAACTTCTCATGGTTGGGATGTAGCATTTGACAATTTCCAGTTCTTCAAGGATATTCTGCTTTTCACTGTTATTGTCCTCATAGGGAATGGATGGTTCTTGTTGAAACCTTACATACAAGAGCGCGATAAGAAGGTTTTAATGATTGTACTTCCATTACAAGTTTTGGAGAATATAGCTCATGCTGTTTTGGTGGAAATAGGTCCCATAGCAAAGGATTGGTTTACATGGATCCTATTTATCTATTTGATTGATATCTTATGTTGTTGTGCGGTTTTTTTCACAATAAGTTCTTCAACTAAAAGCTTACGAGAAGCATCTAAAAAAGATGGCAATGCCGCTAAGAATCTTGAAAAACTAATACTATTCAAGCAATTCTACATGGCTGTGGTGGGGTACTTGTATTTTACAAGGATTGGAGTTCTGGCAATTGAACTGATGATGAATTATAGATATGCATGGGTTAGGGATGCCGCAAATGAGGCTGGGAGCTTGGCTTTCTATGTGTTTATTTTCTATAACTTTAAGCCAATTGAAGGGAATCCATACTTTAAGATTGTTGAAGACGAAGTGGAGGCAACAGACAAGTTGTTGgaagaagatttgaactctagGCTTTGA
- the LOC142642617 gene encoding pentatricopeptide repeat-containing protein At3g57430, chloroplastic isoform X1, which translates to MSCYTIQPLSPLTLPFSSRSFTLPSLQSDRHTVHSQPLTTTTLTSITTTTTTTLSAKPLSESRSQDSWVESLRFQARSNLFLEAILTYIQMTQLGIPPDNFAFPAVLKAVAGLQDLNLGKQIHAHVFKFGYASSWVTVANSLVNLYGKCGDVGDVYKVFERITERDQVSWNSAISALCRFQEWELALEAFRLMLFENVVPSSFTLVSVALACSNLHKHDGFRLGKQVHAYSLRTDNWRTYTNNALMSMYAKLGKVDDSRSLFELFEDRDLVSWNTMVSLLSQNDQFLKALLFLRLMVLNGIVPDGVTFASVLPACSHLEMLDRGKEIHAYALKNTDLVENSFLGCALVDMYCNCQQVESGRRVFDGILKQNIAIFNAMITGYAQNEHDEKALDLFFQMVALDGICPNATTMSSVLPACVSCELFSDMEGMHGYVIKRGLDRDKYMQNALIDMYSRMGKIEISKYIFNCMEQRDIVSWNTLITGYVISGCHDHALNLLNQMQRVELERYGDDDCVDENRILKPNSVTLMTVLPGCSVLAALAKGKEIHAYAVRHLLASDVAVGSALVDMYGKCGCLNLSRRVFDQMPIKNVITWNVLIMAYGMHGKGEEAFEIFKNLATEGEKNIILRPTQVTFIAVFAACSHSGMVNEGLHLFHRMKEDHRVEPAPDHYACVVDLLGRAGRVEEAFELINTMPPEFDKKDAWSSLLGACRMHHKVEIGEIAANNLFHLEPNVASHYVLLSNIYSSAGLWGKAMEIRKKMKEMGVRKEPGCSWIELGDEVHKFLAGDVLHPQSKLLHGFLETLSERMRKVGYVPDTSCVLHNIDEEEKETILCGHSEKLAIAFGILNSPPGTTIRVAKNLRVCNDCHTATKFISKIVDREIILRDVRRFHHFRNGTCSCGDYCFFSQ; encoded by the coding sequence ATGTCTTGCTACACTATTCAACCACTTTCTCCTCTCACTCTCCCATTCTCTTCACGTAGTTTCACACTGCCTTCCCTCCAATCTGACCGCCACACTGTCCATTCTCAGCCTCTTACCACTACTACTCTCAcctccatcaccaccaccaccaccaccactctcTCTGCAAAACCCTTGTCTGAATCACGCTCTCAGGACTCATGGGTCGAATCCCTTCGCTTCCAAGCCCGGTCCAATCTTTTTCTGGAAGCCATTTTAACGTACATCCAAATGACTCAACTGGGTATTCCACCGGATAACTTTGCTTTCCCGGCGGTCCTCAAAGCCGTGGCGGGTCTTCAGGACTTGAATTTGGGGAAACAGATCCATGCCCATGTCTTCAAGTTTGGGTACGCTTCCTCCTGGGTTACCGTGGCCAATTCCCTTGTTAATCTGTATGGGAAATGTGGGGATGTCGGGGACGTATACAAGGTGTTCGAGAGAATTACTGAGAGGGACCAAGTTTCTTGGAACTCTGCCATTTCTGCCTTGTGTCGGTTTCAGGAGTGGGAGCTTGCTTTGGAGGCATTTCGGTTAATGTTGTTTGAGAATGTGGTGCCTAGTTCGTTTACATTGGTAAGTGTGGCTCTTGCTTGTTCGAATTTGCATAAACATGATGGTTTTCGGCTTGGTAAGCAAGTTCATGCTTATAGTTTGAGAACGGATAATTGGAGAACGTATACAAACAATGCATTGATGTCTATGTATGCTAAGCTTGGAAAGGTTGATGACTCGAGATCCTTATTTGAGTTATTTGAGGACCGTGATTTGGTTTCATGGAATACCATGGTAAGTTTATTATCTCAAAATGATCAATTTTTAAAGGCGTTATTGTTCTTGCGTCTCATGGTTCTCAATGGAATTGTACCTGATGGGGTCACCTTTGCAAGCGTACTTCCTGCCTGCTCTCATTTGGAGATGTTAGACAGAGGGAAGGAAATTCATGCTTATGCATTGAAAAATACTGATTTAGTTGAGAATTCTTTTTTGGGCTGTGCTTTGGTTGACATGTATTGTAACTGTCAACAAGTTGAAAGTGGTCGCCGAGTTTTTGATGGTATCTTAAAGCAAAATATTGCAATTTTTAATGCTATGATTACTGGTTATGCACAAAATGAGCATGATGAGAAGGCCTTGGACCTCTTCTTTCAAATGGTAGCACTTGATGGAATTTGTCCAAATGCCACCACAATGTCGAGTGTGTTGCCAGCTTGTGTAAGTTGTGAACTGTTCTCTGACATGGAAGGTATGCATGGATATGTAATAAAGAGGGGTTTGGATAGGGATAAGTACATGCAGAATGCACTTATTGATATGTACTCCAGGATGGGGAAGatagaaatttcaaaatatatatttaactgCATGGAGCAAAGAGATATAGTGTCTTGGAACACATTGATCACTGGTTATGTTATTAGTGGATGCCATGATCATGCACTCAACCTTCTAAATCAGATGCAAAGGGTAGAACTGGAAAGATACGGAGATGATGATTGTGTGGATGAAAATAGGATTCTTAAACCAAATTCAGTAACACTAATGACTGTTCTGCCAGGTTGCTCTGTTCTTGCAGCACTAGCAAAGGGGAAAGAGATCCATGCTTATGCTGTCAGACATTTATTGGCATCTGATGTTGCAGTTGGTAGTGCACTAGTTGACATGTATGGAAAATGCGGCTGCTTGAACTTATCTAGGAGAGTTTTTGATCAGATGCCCATCAAGAATGTAATTACCTGGAATGTTCTCATCATGGCTTACGGGATGCATGGAAAAGGGGAGGAAGCctttgaaatatttaaaaatttggcCACAGAAGGAGAAAAGAACATCATTTTAAGGCCTACTCAAGTTACATTTATTGCAGTTTTTGCAGCTTGTAGTCACTCAGGGATGGTTAATGAAGGCTTACACTTATTCCATCGAATGAAAGAGGACCACAGGGTTGAACCTGCACCAGACCACTATGCTTGTGTTGTGGACTTGCTTGGTCGAGCTGGTCGGGTGGAAGAAGCATTTGAACTTATCAATACTATGCCTCCTGAGTTTGACAAAAAAGATGCCTGGAGTAGCTTGCTTGGTGCTTGTCGGATGCACCATAAAGTAGAAATTGGAGAGATTGCAGCAAACAATCTCTTCCACTTGGAGCCAAATGTAGCTAGCCACTATGTTCTTCTGTCTAATATCTACTCTTCTGCTGGACTCTGGGGAAAGGCAATGGAGATTCGAAAAAAGATGAAGGAAATGGGAGTAAGAAAAGAACCTGGGTGTAGCTGGATTGAGTTGGGCGATGAGGTTCATAAGTTTTTGGCTGGGGATGTATTACACCCACAAAGTAAGCTGCTCCATGGATTTCTTGAAACCCTGTCTGAAAGGATGCGAAAGGTGGGTTATGTGCCTGATACTTCTTGTGTACTCCATAACATTGACGAGGAGGAGAAGGAAACTATACTCTGTGGGCACAGTGAGAAACTGGCAATAGCTTTTGGCATCCTTAACAGCCCTCCTGGAACTACCATTAGGGTTGCCAAGAACCTTAGAGTTTGTAATGACTGCCATACTGCGACCAAGTTTATATCTAAGATAGTAGACAGGGAGATCATTCTAAGAGATGTCAGGAGGTTCCACCATTTTAGGAATGGAACTTGTTCATGTGGAGATTACTG